Proteins from one Nitrobacteraceae bacterium AZCC 2146 genomic window:
- a CDS encoding hypothetical protein (product_source=Hypo-rule applied) produces MNHPDHPNRVHYRERSTKPAFKKQRVLSVRVDDEAFEKLNLLRKTLASRIGVREITMSAALAYCITTASA; encoded by the coding sequence ATGAACCATCCAGACCACCCGAACAGGGTCCACTACCGCGAACGATCCACAAAGCCAGCATTCAAGAAACAACGTGTTCTATCCGTCCGAGTGGACGACGAGGCATTTGAGAAGCTCAATCTCCTGCGGAAGACGCTAGCCAGTCGGATCGGCGTTCGCGAGATCACCATGTCTGCTGCGCTTGCCTATTGCATTACTACTGCGAGCGCCTGA